From the Aquirufa lenticrescens genome, the window GGGTTTCGAGAATCTCAGCACTTGGTCTGTTTCAAAGGCTTTTAAAATAACCCTTAGTTCCTCCGTCTACCAGACTGATTTACAAGGTTTAATTAATGGGACGCAAGTTTCTGAGAACCGCTGGAGCTGGAACTCTCGTTTGAACCAGCAATTCAAATGGAAAAACAATTGGTCAGCCCAGCTTTCGGGAATATACCAGTCTGTTCAAATAAACCCTTTGGGAATTATCAATCCTTATTATACCGTTGATTTGGGTTTGAAAAAAGACTTAGGAAGGCTCACCATTAATGCTCGGATTAACGATTTATTTAACACACAAAAAATGATCTACGACTCCCGTCCTTTCGGTTTTGTCAGCGACCTTGAACGCAAGAAAGAAACCCGCATTTATTACATCGGTTTCAGCTACAAGTTTGAGAGCAAGAAGATGAAAGAGGCTCGGGAGAGGAAGAGGATTAACGAAGACGAGATAGATATCGAAGATTAAAACGAATGCTAAAAATGCGCTGCGCGATATTTTTACGCATTTCGTTTTAAGCTTCTCTCTTTGAGTTAGAGAGTTTGTTTAAATGTAAATCACAAAATTATCGCGCAGCGCAATTTTAGATTTACATTTAAATAAACGAGGCAATTTTAGTAGCCATATCCTCAGCGCATTATTATTTCGATTTCACTCTCGATTTCTCCGCCTCTAACCCCGTCGCTCTTTCCCTCGCTCCCTTAATCGCCATATTTCCGAATCGATACGTAAAGTTCAAACGAACTACGCGGGAATCTTGACGAGGGCGAACCACGATATCTAAATCGCCGTATTTGATAAATACATCTGGGTTAGACGTGTAAAGTACATCTTGCGCATTGAGGCGGATAACACCGCGTTTGTTCATCACCGTTTTTTGGACACCTAAATTAAGCGCACCACCTGCCCCAAAAATAAAGGCGCTCTCTAAACCTCCAGTAAAGTAATTGCCGCCGATTTCTAAGCGGAATGCCTTGGGTAAAGTGAAGATGTGGTTTGAGCTGATGTAAAATTGATTATTGACAGGACTAAGACTGGCATTCTCTACTTTTCCGACTAATTCCGCGCGGTTAAAGTAGATATCGTTATTCGTAGACCACCATTTCGCAATGGGGATAGGCAAGGAGAATCCAAGGCTATAATTAGTCCTCTCGGCCATATTAGCCGATGTTTGGTAAGATTTTCTGGCTTGCGTGTCTTGCTTTAATATTTCCGTGATCACATTTGTGGTGTGGCTATAGCCCAAAATCGTACTGAAAGCGCCCATATACGTGTGGCTTAATTCTAATGAGTTAGTCAGCTGAGGGGTCAGCATTGGATTTCCCACTTTGAACGTGTAGTTGTCCAAAAAGAACACAAATGGATTCAAATCTCCATAACTAGGTCGGTCGATGCGACGGGAATAATTCAAACCAAGGCTGTGGTTTTTGGAAAGGTCATACTGCAAAAAAGCGCTCGGAAATAACTGCGCGTAGTCGCGGTGGAAAGTGGAGTCCTTCGAGTTCGCTGTGTAAGCCTGAGATAATCCATCCGCTAATGTCCATTCGCCACGTAAACCGATTTGGTAGCTAAATTTCCCGATGGCACGTTCCGTGTTTAAATAGGCGGCGTGTATTTGTTCTTCATAGACGAAGTGATTACTTTGGCCCGTTAAAAAAGTATAGGATGAAGCCCCATCGTTCTTGCCCTGGAAGCGTAAATCGTTATCTGTTTTCACATAAGAGGATTTCAAACCTGTGCCCCATTTCGATTTCAAGAAGGAGGGTAGAACGTAATCTAATTTGAAGGAATATTGGTCTACCAGGGAGTTTGCATTATTTAACAAAAGGGAGTCTGCACGCAAAGTGCTAAAGTCCCCTCGCTGGAACTGTGAACGCAAATTAGAGCCACTATTATCCACAAATCGCGCATAGTCTAGGTCAATCGTTAATTCACGACCCGTGCTATCATAGCTATGCTTGAAGTTGAAATTAGCTGCGTAATTATGGCTCGGATTTCCCACATTATTGTAGGTATTTAACCGAGTCAAAGCCGTACCCCCACTCGTATATTGAATCGTCTGATTTAAGCCATTGTTCAACGTATATTGGTTGATATTTCCAGAGACCAAAATACCCACAGTCGTTTTCTTCGAGTAATACCAGTCCACGCCACCTTTCAATTGCGTCGTTTGGTTCTCATTTTTAAAACCATATCCATTCTCCCAAACTTCGTTTTGGGTTCTAAAGTAACGTGTTAAATAATTACGTTCTAATGTTGATCGGTTCACCACTGATCCATTTCCAAACCAGTTCCAACCATTCTTCCGGTAATTCAAATTCACCCCGGTACTTTGACGAGAATAAACTCCTTGTGCTACAGTTGCGTTAGCAGACCCATTCAGTCCGATATTGGAATTCTTTTTAAGTTTGATATTGATGATACCACCCGTTCCTGCCGCATCATATCGAGAGGATGGATTAGCCATAATCTCTAGTTGAGAGACTTGGTCAGCCGGTAAATTCTTTAAATAATTCGCTAAGTCTGCCCCACTTAAGTAGGAGATTTTCCCATCAATCATGATGGCTGCACCCGATTTTCCTCTAAGGGAAATGTTGCCATCTTTGTCCACGATCACACCTGGAGAACGCTCCAATAATTCCATTGTCGTATTTCCAGCCGCCATGGCAGAATTCTCCACATTAACGATCGTTTTATCTAGCTTTTTTTCGATAAACGGTTTCGTTGCCGTCACTTTCACTTCCGCTAATTCGGTGCTTAATGGCAGTAATGTGATGACCCCTATTTCGATTTGAGTATCCGTTGATATCTCATCTAAGGCGATTTTCGTTGGTTTGAAACCAGTCGATTGAAGGGTTAAAGTAAATTTACCCAGGGGTAATTTAGTAACCCGTAATTCTCCATTTTCGTCTGTATTCATCCCTTTTACGAGGCTGGAATCAGTCGTTTTTTTCAAAAGAACCGTTGCAAATGGTAGTGCTTCTTTATTGGAATCTTGGAGGCGGAGGTGTAAGGAATTTTGGCCAAAAGCCGTAATCGAACAAACAAGTAGTAATGCTAATAATTTCATGGGGACAAAGTTCCCACAAAAACGTTAATCAAAGAAAGGGTTTTTGATGAGCGGTAATTTTAACGAAGATAAGAGAGGATAGAGTAAAGAGTATAGATAAAACCTCCGGACTCATTTCCTTCGGACTATCTTTACTCTCTACTCTACCATCTTTACTCTATTGCGGACGCAAACGGAATATCATCCCCGGACTCTCAACCCCCACATACAAATACCCATCGCGGCCTTGCTTCACATTGCGCATACGCCCAACGTTTAACAATACCTTTTCTTGCTTCACTACTTTGTTGTTCTTAACCTCCACCCGGTTCAAATAATTGAAACGTAGTGAGCCGATCATCAAATTGCCTTTCCAAGCCGGGTATTTATCACCCGTTACAAAAGTCAATCCAGATGGAGCAATCGATGGGATGAAATAGGAGATAGGTTGCTCCATTCCGTCTTTTTTGGAGATAGCCGAAATCGGTTTTCCATCATAATTAATACCATACGTAATGACCGGCCAGCCGTAGTTTTTACCTGCTTTGATGATGTTAATCTCATCACCACCACGAGGACCATGCTCCGTCTCCCAAATATCGTCCGTCCAAGGATTCGTCGTCAACCCTTGTGGGTTACGTTGTCCGTAAGAATAGATGCTCGGGTGTGCTGAATTCTTGAATGGATTATCTGATGGAACTGTTCCATCGTCATTTAAGCGGTGAATCTTACCGTTATCGTTATCTAAACTCTGAGGGAACACTTTTTCCATTCCACGTTCTCCTACAGAGAAGAATAGATGACCTTTTTTGTCAAATGTAATGCGAGATCCGTAGTGGAAAGAAGTTTTCGTATAAGGTTTCGCTTCGAATATCTCCTGTGCTTCTACCCAATTATTGTCTTTGATTTTTCCACGAACGATAGCTGTTGTGTTTACTTTGGCCCCATCCTCCATTTTAAACTTAGAGTAGGATAAGTAGATCCAGCCATTTTGCTCGTATTGAGGGTGAAGCGTTACATCTAATAAACCGCCTTGTCCTTGCGCATACACTTCTGGAGTTCCTTTGATCGCCGTTTTGTTGCGTTTTTGATCCACTAAATACAACACTCCTGCGCGATCTGTAATTAAATAGTCGTTCGATGGTAGTTGCGTGAAACCCCAAGGGCTATCGAAACCAGTGGCGATCGTGTCTAACACGATGGTCATTCCGTCTGACTTGAAAATGTTTGACGTTGGTTTATTGGCAAATTTATATTGCTCAACACCAGCTAAATTTTCCACGATTAAATCTGCCAGTTTTTCAATTTCTTTAGGTGTCAAAACCTCTTTCCATGTAGGCATTCCGGCGTCCGGGTAGCCATGTGTGATACTGTTTAAGATGTCTAATTTTTTGTCTCCGTGCTTCCACTTGCGGTCCACAAAAGCTTCCACTTTTTCGCCGTGGCAGGATGCGCAATATTTGGTATAATTAACCTCTGCAGGTTCTTCAGTGACTGCCGGCGCCTTTGTGAGGGACATCGTGCTCAAAGCGGCCATCGCAATCAGGCCAATAAAGGATATTTTTTTAAACATAGCTTGGTATTTTTCTGCCACGAAGCTAAATATTAATTTCTATATTTCTATCTTTAAAGCTTACCTGATTCAACATATGAAAAAAATCTTACTTGCTCTATTATTCGCCTCGCTGTCAGTGAGTGCGCAAGTTCCTAGTCCTAAATCGCATTTTGGCTTTAACATTGGCGATAATTACCATTTAGCTACGTTTACGCAGACCGAAGGCTACCTGAAAAAGTTGGCTGCGGCGTCTAATCGCGTGAAATTGCAGTCGATTGGAAAGACGGAAGAGGGCCGAAATCAATATATGGTCATCGTTTCTGACCCCTCGAACATTCGCAATCTAGCAAAGTATAAGGCCATTTCGCAGCGTTTGGCACGGGCGGAAGGTTTGTCTGAGCAGGAGGCGAAGGCTTTGGCCAAAGAAGGAAAGGCCATCGTTTGGATCGACGGCGGTTTGCACGCCACAGAAACGGTGGGGATTCACCAGTGGATCGAGTCGATCTACCAGTTTACAACTCGTAACGATGAGGAAACGAAGCGTATCCTACAAAACACCATCATCCTATTTGTTCACGCGAATCCTGATGGTCAAGAACTCGTTTCCAATTGGTACATGCGCAAGGCGGATACGCTGAAACGCTCGACAGATAATTTGCCTCGTCTGTATGAAAAATACATCGGACACGATAATAACCGTGATTTCTATATGATGAATATGAGCGAGTCCACAAACATGGCCCGCCAACAATACATCGAATGGATGCCGCAAATCCTATATAACCATCACCAAACGGGTCCAGACGGTACAGTCGTAGCAGGTCCTCCTTACCGTGATCCATTCAATTACGTGTACGATCCGCTTCTAATTACAGGAATCGACGCCTTAGGCGCGGCTATGAGTTCACGCTTAAACGCGGAAGGGAAACCGGGTTATACCATGAAATCGGGTTCGGTTTATTCGACTTGGTGGAATGGTGGATTACGTACTACGGCCTACTACCACAATATCATCGGTTTATTAACGGAGATCATCGGAGACCCAACTCCTGAAAACATTCCATTAGTACCTAATCGTTTGATTCCAAATTCGGCGACGCCATTCCCCATCACGCCGCGCAAATGGTTCTTCAAGAATTCGATTGATTACTCACTTTCGTTGAACTATGCCGTATTGAATTACGCGACCAGGTACCGCGAAGAGGTCTTGATGAACATCTACAAGATGGGTAAGAAATCGATCGATTTAGGATCTCAAGATTACTGGACAATGTCACCTAACAAGGTGGAAAAATTAACAGAGATTTCGGGTGGAAATTACAAGAAGAAAGCTGACAGTTTATTTACGGTGGTTTACAAGAACCCACAAACGCGTGATGCGCGTGCATACATTGTGACGGCAGATCAATCGACTTCTGGAATCGCCTTTATCAATATCTTGATCAAAAGCGGAATCCGGGTAGAGAGGGCTACAAAAGCTTTTGAGGTTAAAGGAAAAGCCTATCCAGCGGGTTCTTACGTGGTGAAGACAAATCAAGCTTTCCGCCCGCACGTGATCGATATGTTTGAACCGCAAGATCACCCGAATGACTTCCAATACCCAGGAGGACCTCCGGTTCGTCCGTATGACGCCGCTGGCTGGACGCCTGCTTATACGATGGGGATTCAGTTTGACCGCATTTTGGAAGACGTAAACGGTCCATTCGAAACGGTTCCTTACGGCGAACTTCAAAAGGCTAAACCAGTGTTTGCTACGGGCGCTTATTATTCATTCTCCACTTCGGATAACGCCTCATTCACTTTGTTGAATGATTTATTAAAAGCGGGTGTCGAAGTGTCGAAAAACGCTTCAGCGTTTTATGTGAAACATAGTGCGGCGGCAGCGGACATTCTAGCGAAGGCGACCGTGAAAACACAAGCACTAAGTACTTTGCCAGCTGATGTTTCTCGTAAAGTAGGCACGAAGCGTGTGGGTCTTTGGGATACCTATGGTGGTTCGATGCCATCAGGTTGGTTGCGTTGGATTTTAGAGCAACACCATTTTGACTTCAAATTAGTGTTCGCTAAGGAGATCGATAAAGGTGGATTACGTTCGAAATTTGATGTGTTGATTTTTGTCAAAGGAGCTATTCCAGGCTTGAGAGCTGAGCCGGCAAACGAGTGGGATGAGAAAGAACCTGTAGAGGCTGATATTCCAGCGGAATACCAAGAGACAATGGGTAAAATTACGGCAGCAAAATCCATACCTTCACTTCGCGCTTTCTTAGAAGAGGGCGGGGATATCATCACGATTGGTTCGAGTGCGAACTTGGCCTATCATTTGAATCTTCCTGTAAAGAACGCCTTAGTGGAGATGGTGGCTGGAAAAGAGCGCAATTTGCCGGGAGAGAAATTCTATATTCCGGGTAGTGTGATACAAGTGACGGTAGATCAAAATTCACCAGCAAACTGGGGAATGGCGCCTAAAGCGGATGTCATCTTTGCAGCAAGCCCAGTGTTTAAGTTAGCACCGGAGTCTATCTCTCGTGGTGTATTAACTCCATTAGCTTGGTTCGCTACAGAGAAGACGTTG encodes:
- a CDS encoding TonB-dependent receptor domain-containing protein, with product MKLLALLLVCSITAFGQNSLHLRLQDSNKEALPFATVLLKKTTDSSLVKGMNTDENGELRVTKLPLGKFTLTLQSTGFKPTKIALDEISTDTQIEIGVITLLPLSTELAEVKVTATKPFIEKKLDKTIVNVENSAMAAGNTTMELLERSPGVIVDKDGNISLRGKSGAAIMIDGKISYLSGADLANYLKNLPADQVSQLEIMANPSSRYDAAGTGGIINIKLKKNSNIGLNGSANATVAQGVYSRQSTGVNLNYRKNGWNWFGNGSVVNRSTLERNYLTRYFRTQNEVWENGYGFKNENQTTQLKGGVDWYYSKKTTVGILVSGNINQYTLNNGLNQTIQYTSGGTALTRLNTYNNVGNPSHNYAANFNFKHSYDSTGRELTIDLDYARFVDNSGSNLRSQFQRGDFSTLRADSLLLNNANSLVDQYSFKLDYVLPSFLKSKWGTGLKSSYVKTDNDLRFQGKNDGASSYTFLTGQSNHFVYEEQIHAAYLNTERAIGKFSYQIGLRGEWTLADGLSQAYTANSKDSTFHRDYAQLFPSAFLQYDLSKNHSLGLNYSRRIDRPSYGDLNPFVFFLDNYTFKVGNPMLTPQLTNSLELSHTYMGAFSTILGYSHTTNVITEILKQDTQARKSYQTSANMAERTNYSLGFSLPIPIAKWWSTNNDIYFNRAELVGKVENASLSPVNNQFYISSNHIFTLPKAFRLEIGGNYFTGGLESAFIFGAGGALNLGVQKTVMNKRGVIRLNAQDVLYTSNPDVFIKYGDLDIVVRPRQDSRVVRLNFTYRFGNMAIKGARERATGLEAEKSRVKSK
- a CDS encoding PQQ-dependent sugar dehydrogenase gives rise to the protein MFKKISFIGLIAMAALSTMSLTKAPAVTEEPAEVNYTKYCASCHGEKVEAFVDRKWKHGDKKLDILNSITHGYPDAGMPTWKEVLTPKEIEKLADLIVENLAGVEQYKFANKPTSNIFKSDGMTIVLDTIATGFDSPWGFTQLPSNDYLITDRAGVLYLVDQKRNKTAIKGTPEVYAQGQGGLLDVTLHPQYEQNGWIYLSYSKFKMEDGAKVNTTAIVRGKIKDNNWVEAQEIFEAKPYTKTSFHYGSRITFDKKGHLFFSVGERGMEKVFPQSLDNDNGKIHRLNDDGTVPSDNPFKNSAHPSIYSYGQRNPQGLTTNPWTDDIWETEHGPRGGDEINIIKAGKNYGWPVITYGINYDGKPISAISKKDGMEQPISYFIPSIAPSGLTFVTGDKYPAWKGNLMIGSLRFNYLNRVEVKNNKVVKQEKVLLNVGRMRNVKQGRDGYLYVGVESPGMIFRLRPQ
- a CDS encoding M14 family metallopeptidase, translated to MKKILLALLFASLSVSAQVPSPKSHFGFNIGDNYHLATFTQTEGYLKKLAAASNRVKLQSIGKTEEGRNQYMVIVSDPSNIRNLAKYKAISQRLARAEGLSEQEAKALAKEGKAIVWIDGGLHATETVGIHQWIESIYQFTTRNDEETKRILQNTIILFVHANPDGQELVSNWYMRKADTLKRSTDNLPRLYEKYIGHDNNRDFYMMNMSESTNMARQQYIEWMPQILYNHHQTGPDGTVVAGPPYRDPFNYVYDPLLITGIDALGAAMSSRLNAEGKPGYTMKSGSVYSTWWNGGLRTTAYYHNIIGLLTEIIGDPTPENIPLVPNRLIPNSATPFPITPRKWFFKNSIDYSLSLNYAVLNYATRYREEVLMNIYKMGKKSIDLGSQDYWTMSPNKVEKLTEISGGNYKKKADSLFTVVYKNPQTRDARAYIVTADQSTSGIAFINILIKSGIRVERATKAFEVKGKAYPAGSYVVKTNQAFRPHVIDMFEPQDHPNDFQYPGGPPVRPYDAAGWTPAYTMGIQFDRILEDVNGPFETVPYGELQKAKPVFATGAYYSFSTSDNASFTLLNDLLKAGVEVSKNASAFYVKHSAAAADILAKATVKTQALSTLPADVSRKVGTKRVGLWDTYGGSMPSGWLRWILEQHHFDFKLVFAKEIDKGGLRSKFDVLIFVKGAIPGLRAEPANEWDEKEPVEADIPAEYQETMGKITAAKSIPSLRAFLEEGGDIITIGSSANLAYHLNLPVKNALVEMVAGKERNLPGEKFYIPGSVIQVTVDQNSPANWGMAPKADVIFAASPVFKLAPESISRGVLTPLAWFATEKTLRSGWAFGQAYLQDGVAAFQAKVGKGNLYVYGPEVTFRGQTHSTFKMVFNQLYENNR